ATCCCGTTCCGGTACGTCCAGACCGCCGTCGCCTCGGTGTCAGCCCGGCGCACCGTGCCGGTCCGCGGGTCGAGCACCTGGTACCCCTTGGTGAGCAGCCGCCCGGTGACCACCACGGCGTCGGCACCCTGCCCGGCCGGCGCGGCCCAGTCCGCGTCGGTCTGCCACATCCGCACCGCCGTGCTCAGGTTGTACGCCTCGACCGAGGTGCGGTACTCGACGATCACCGACTCGCCGGCCACCGAGACGCTCTGCGGGGAGCCGCCGAGCCGCTGCTGCCACGTGGTGCCCGGCGCGACCGGCGAACTCGTGTTGACCCACTCCCAGAGCTTCGGGAACGGGTTCCACACCCCGGTCGTGGCCAGCACGGTGACCGTGACGGCAGCGACCAGCGTGACTCCCTTGACGGTGCCCGAGGCCATGCCGGAACCCTAATGACCTCGATCCACCGACCCCGCGAGCGCAGAAAGTCCGTGTCATGGGCTTATATAACAGTTGCCGCCTTTGTCAACGGGACCGTCCGGTACGGAATCAGCTCGGCCAGCGCGATGATCGTGTGCGCCCGGCGGATCCCCTCGTAGCCGACGATCTTGTCGATCACCCGCTGCAGGTCGGCGTTGGAGCGGGCCACGATCCGGCACAGGATGTCACCGCTCCCGGTGATCGTGTGCGCCTCCAGCACCTCCGGGATCTCGGCCAGGTGGCTCGCCACGGCGTCGTGCCCGTACCGCTGGCTGATCTCCAGGGTCACGAAGCTCATCACCCCGAACCCGATCATGGCCGGGACGACCTCCGGCCCGAAGCCCTTGATCGCGCCGCGGGTGGTGAGCTTGTCGAGGCGGGCCTGGACCGTGCCGCGGGCCACCGACAGGCGGCGGGACAGCTCCAGCACGCCGATCCGCGGCTCGGCGGCGAGCAATTCGACCAGGTGCGCATCCAGCTCGTCGAGCTGAACAAATTGCTCGGTCAACTCCGGCCTCCCCTCTACTGATTGCACAGAATGACCAGGCGAAAAACAGACTGTTGCCTAGGGGTGTGACCCGAGTCAATTCTCAGCCCATGAGCTCGCTGACCAAGGAGAAAGACGTCTTCCCGGTGAAAGGCGTCGACCACCTGCGCTTCCTCGTGGGCAACGCCCGGCAGGCCGCCCACTTCTACTCCACCGCGTTCGGGATGCGTTGCGTCGCCTACCGCGGTCCGGAGCAGGGCTACCGTGACCACGCCGAGTACGTGCTGGTCAGCGGCGGCGCCAAGTTCGTGCTCACCGGCATGGTGCACGCCGGCGCGCCCGGCGCCGAGCACGTGACCAAGCACGGTGACGGCATCTCGGACATCGCCCTGGAGGTGCCGGACGTCGACGCGGCGTACCAGCACGCCACGTCGGCCGGCGCGCGCGGCGTGACCGAGCCGTACGACGTCAAGGACGAGCACGGCACGGTCCGGATGGCGGCGATCGCCTCGTACGGCGACACCGTGCACACGCTGATCGACCGCTCCGGCTACGACGGGCCGTTCCTGCCCGGCTTCGTGACCCGCGACCCGATCGTGGCGGTCCGCCCGAAGCGCTTCTTCCAGGCCATCGACCACGTGGTCGGCAACGTCGAGCTGGGCAAGATGGACGAGTGGGTGGAGTTCTACCGCAAGGTGATGGGCTTCACCAACATGGCGGAGTTCATCGGCGACGACATCGCCACCGACTACTCCGCGCTGATGTCCAAGGTCGTCGCGGACGGCACCCGTAAGGTCAAGTTCCCGCTCAACGAGCCGGCCATCTCGCAGCGCAAGTCGCAGATCGACGAGTACCTGGAGTTCTACGGCGGTCCCGGCGCCCAGCACGTCGCGCTGGCCACCAACGACATCCTGACCACCGTCGACGCGATGCGCGGAGCGGGCGTGGAGTTCCTGAACACGCCGGACTCGTACTACGACGACCCGGAGCTGCGGGCCCGGATCGGTCAGGTGCGGGTGCCGATCGAGGAGCTGAAGAAGCGCCGGATCCTGGTGGACCGGGACGAGGACGGTTACCTGTTGCAGATCTTCACGGCCCCGGTGCAGGACCGGCCCACCGTATTCTTCGAGTTGATCGAGCGGCACGGCTCCCTCGGTTTCGGCAAGGGCAACTTCAAGGCGCTCTTCGAGGCCATCGAGCGGGAGCAGGAGCGGCGCGGCAACCTGTGACGTGACCACCTGCGCGCAGGGAACCGTCAGGCATACGTGGTAAAGGTTTGCGCATGAGTTCCCTTCCCGCGGGTTGGTACAAGGACCCGGCCGACACCAGCACCCAGCGCTACTGGGACGGTGAGGGCTGGCTCGGCAAGGCCATCCCGGCTGACGCGGTGCCGCCGGACGGGCCGCCCCCGGTGGAGGCGGAACCCCCCGCGGCACCGCCACCGGCGGTCGCGCCCCAGCCACAGCACTACGCCACGCCCCAGCCGCCGCCCGCCCACCCGGCCTACGGTCCGCCGCCACCGGGCTGGCAGCAGCCGCCACCGCCACCGGGCTGGCAGCAGCCGCCACCCCCGCAGGGCTGGCAGCAGCCGCCGCCCGGATGGCAGCAGCCCCCGCCCGGGTGGCAACAGCCGCCACCGGGGTGGCAGCAGCCACCGCCGCCGCCCCCGCAGGGCTGGCAGCAGCCGCCACCCGGATGGCAACAGCCGCCACCCGGGTGGCAGCAGGCACCTCCGAAGGCCTGGCCGTACCCGCAGCCGCCGCACGCCTACGCGATGCCGATCCCGGAGGCGCGCCCGCACGGCATGCCGCTGGCCGGGCTGGGCCAGCGCCTGCTCGCCCGGCTGATCGACATCGCCGTCGTGCTGGTGCTGAACATCGTGGTCAACGGCTGGTTCGTCTACCAGTGGTGGCAGGATTTCCGGCCGATCTACACGCACTACGTGGACCAGGTGATGGCCGGCACCGAGCCGGACATGCTGGAGCCGACCGGCCGGATGCAGACCCTGCAGATGACGGTCATCGTGATCGCCACCCTGCTCTGGCTGCTCTACGAGGCCCCGGCGATCAGCGGC
This window of the Actinoplanes oblitus genome carries:
- a CDS encoding Lrp/AsnC family transcriptional regulator translates to MTEQFVQLDELDAHLVELLAAEPRIGVLELSRRLSVARGTVQARLDKLTTRGAIKGFGPEVVPAMIGFGVMSFVTLEISQRYGHDAVASHLAEIPEVLEAHTITGSGDILCRIVARSNADLQRVIDKIVGYEGIRRAHTIIALAELIPYRTVPLTKAATVI
- the hppD gene encoding 4-hydroxyphenylpyruvate dioxygenase, with the translated sequence MSSLTKEKDVFPVKGVDHLRFLVGNARQAAHFYSTAFGMRCVAYRGPEQGYRDHAEYVLVSGGAKFVLTGMVHAGAPGAEHVTKHGDGISDIALEVPDVDAAYQHATSAGARGVTEPYDVKDEHGTVRMAAIASYGDTVHTLIDRSGYDGPFLPGFVTRDPIVAVRPKRFFQAIDHVVGNVELGKMDEWVEFYRKVMGFTNMAEFIGDDIATDYSALMSKVVADGTRKVKFPLNEPAISQRKSQIDEYLEFYGGPGAQHVALATNDILTTVDAMRGAGVEFLNTPDSYYDDPELRARIGQVRVPIEELKKRRILVDRDEDGYLLQIFTAPVQDRPTVFFELIERHGSLGFGKGNFKALFEAIEREQERRGNL
- a CDS encoding RDD family protein: MSSLPAGWYKDPADTSTQRYWDGEGWLGKAIPADAVPPDGPPPVEAEPPAAPPPAVAPQPQHYATPQPPPAHPAYGPPPPGWQQPPPPPGWQQPPPPQGWQQPPPGWQQPPPGWQQPPPGWQQPPPPPPQGWQQPPPGWQQPPPGWQQAPPKAWPYPQPPHAYAMPIPEARPHGMPLAGLGQRLLARLIDIAVVLVLNIVVNGWFVYQWWQDFRPIYTHYVDQVMAGTEPDMLEPTGRMQTLQMTVIVIATLLWLLYEAPAISGRGQTLGKMLMGIKVVGLDSTQPIGFRRAFSRWAQLGMWTLFWWCLVGLVVQFLDSLSPTFDPRLRQAWHDKAASTVVVAVPRGAQQTVEAAPRGDIPGGPE